In Borreliella burgdorferi B31, the sequence CAACTTTCAGAGTATGTTATGTACCTAGTAACATTTTTAGCTAAAACAAAAGTTAAAGTTAATGATCCAAATTATCCAGAATATCCTTATCCAGACTTATCAACACTAAAAGACGAACACTCCATAACTGCGGTAAGACATAATATTAACATATATTTAGAGTACATTAAAAAAACAAAACCAATAGCGGAAAAAGTCTATAATAAATATTCCCAGTTAAAAATGTAAATTACAAAAAGGTTTTTCTTGCAAGAAATTCTATTTTACATATAAAAATCTCTAAAGCCAATTAATCTAAAATAGTATATAATATGACCATAAGGGAAAATTTTATGGAAACAGTGTCAACAAATATTGCAAGTGTAACTCAAGAACAAATATATAAAGAATTTATTAGACTGGGTATGGAACAACTAATAGCACAAGATTTATCTAAAAGATATTATCACAATGAGCTAACATATAGAGATTTAGAAAATTTAGAAAAACAATTTGATATAAAATTTGATAATCTTATTTTTAAGATTGATAGCGTAGAAAAGAATTTACAAAAAGATATATCCAATTTAGACGTTAAGATTGATACTGTAGAGAAGAATTTAAATGCCAAAATAGATGGTGTAGAGAAGAATTTAAATGCCAAAATAGATGGTGTAGAGAAGAATTTAAATGCCAAAATAGATAGTGTGGAAAAGAATTTAAATCTAAAAATAGATAGTTTAGATACTAAGATAGATACTGTAGAAAAGAATTTACAAAAGGATATATCTAATTTAGATACTAAGATTGATACTGTAGAGAAGAATTTAAATGTTAAGATTGATACTGTTAAAAGCGAACTTAATACTAAAATAGACAATGTAGAAAAGAATTTACAAAAAGACATATCTAATTTAGATGCTAAAATAGATAATGTAGAAAAGAATTTAATGTCTCTTACAGAAATGCTTAAATGGGTATTAGGAATCATGGGAGCAATGTCTATCACAATGATAGCCGGGCTAATATTTGCTTTCATTTCTA encodes:
- a CDS encoding BBA14 family lipoprotein, encoding MLKRLHCLLIALLLCCTTIANLPEEPKPPIIPTLKSLAKYETQLSEYVMYLVTFLAKTKVKVNDPNYPEYPYPDLSTLKDEHSITAVRHNINIYLEYIKKTKPIAEKVYNKYSQLKM
- the bdr gene encoding Bdr family repetitive protein; protein product: METVSTNIASVTQEQIYKEFIRLGMEQLIAQDLSKRYYHNELTYRDLENLEKQFDIKFDNLIFKIDSVEKNLQKDISNLDVKIDTVEKNLNAKIDGVEKNLNAKIDGVEKNLNAKIDSVEKNLNLKIDSLDTKIDTVEKNLQKDISNLDTKIDTVEKNLNVKIDTVKSELNTKIDNVEKNLQKDISNLDAKIDNVEKNLMSLTEMLKWVLGIMGAMSITMIAGLIFAFISK